From a single Capsicum annuum cultivar UCD-10X-F1 chromosome 12, UCD10Xv1.1, whole genome shotgun sequence genomic region:
- the LOC107851790 gene encoding F-box protein PP2-B10: MCSNFNLLIFLMDSFRLMPEGCISAIISLTSPKDAAQSSAVSQTFMSAAESDVVWESFLPTNYEDIVPRSDSLMDFPSKKQLYFSLCNSPILLDGGKLSFSLDKKTGNKCFMVAARELGIAWGDTPAYWEWISHRDSRFSEVAKLNSVCWLDIRGKIETRVLSKRTEYFAYLVFKFEDTFFGLGSANSVVRFVDCESDNEAERRANVVSFVGQGPRSMLPMERDDGWMELKLGNFFNDTGDDGDVEARLLEIHYRSWKHGLIVQGIEFRPE; encoded by the exons ATGTGCAGCaactttaatttattaatttttctgaTGGACAGTTTCCGATTGATGCCGGAAGGTTGCATATCAGCAATTATCTCCTTAACATCACCAAAAGATGCTGCTCAGTCTTCAGCTGTCTCGCAAACATTCATGTCTGCGGCAGAATCTGATGTTGTCTGGGAGTCATTTTTGCCCACTAATTACGAAGATATTGTCCCTAGATCAGACTCTCTTATGGATTTTCCTTCGAAGAAACAACTTTACTTCAGCCTCTGTAACTCTCCGATTCTTCTTGATGGAGGCAAATTG AGTTTTTCATTGGACAAGAAAACGGGGAATAAATGTTTTATGGTCGCAGCACGAGAACTTGGTATTGCATGGGGTGATACACCAGCATATTGGGAATGGATATCTCACCGGGACTCCAG ATTCTCTGAAGTGGCTAAACTTAATAGCGTCTGTTGGCTTGATATCCGGGGCAAAATTGAAACTCGAGTGCTGTCGAAAAGAACTGAATATTTTGCTTATCTAGTGTTCAAATTTGAAGATACATTTTTTGGCCTTGGAAGTGCTAATTCAGTTGTTAGATTTGTTGATTGTGAGAGTGACAATGAAGCGGAGCGACGAGCAAATGTTGTCAGTTTTGTAGGACAAGGACCTAGATCGATGCTACCCATGGAAAGAGATGATGGATGGATGGAATTAAAATTGGGAAACTTTTTCAACGATACAGGAGATGACGGAGATGTTGAAGCGCGATTGTTGGAGATTCACTATCGCAGTTGGAAACACGGCCTCATTGTTCAAGGAATTGAGTTTCGTCCAGAATGA
- the LOC124889770 gene encoding uncharacterized protein LOC124889770: MTSYQFESFNVHFTGKNFLSWEFQFKLFVTGKELWGHIDGADPGLTDPTKLGEWKIKDSRVMTWLLGSIDPLIVLNLRPYKTAKAMWDYLQRVYKQDNSARRYHLEYEIANYSQEDLSIQDYFSGFKNLWAEFTDIVYAKIPAESLSVFQQVHEQSKRDQFFYEVML; the protein is encoded by the coding sequence ATGACTTCATATCAGTTTGAATCATTCAATGTTCATTTCACTGGAAAGAATTTCTTATCATGGGAGTTTCAGTTTAAATTATTTGTCACTGGAAAAGAACTATGGGGTCATATAGATGGAGCCGATCCTGGTCTTACTGATCCTACAAAGTTAGGTGAATGGAAGATTAAAGATTCTCGGGTGATGACATGGCTTTTAGGGTCAATTGACCCTCTTATTGTTCTGAATCTCAGGCCTTACAAGACAGCTAAAGCCATGTGGGATTATTTACAAAGGGTTTACAAACAAGATAATAGTGCCCGACGCTATCACTTAGAGTATGAAATTGCTAATTACTCTCAAGAAGATCTTTCTATTCAGGATTATTTTTCTGGATTTAAGAACTTATGGGCTGAATTTACAGATATTGTTTATGCCAAAATACCGGCCGAATCTCTCTCTGTATTTCAACAAGTTCATGAGCAAAGCAAGCGAGATCAATTTTTTTATGAAGTTATGCTCTGA